ATTTTTTGAATACTCACTTGCGGGGACGCAGCATAACTGAATTAGCAAACCTGAAATGGAGTGAATTGGATCAGGAGTTCCAAAGATATGGAGAATTCCTGAAAAATTCAGTTGCTGAACTTGCTCGTCGCACTCTGACACCATCTGCAACACAAATTATGGTTCGCGGTGTTGCTGAAGTTTTGCGTCAGCCAGAGTTTTCGGAATTACAGCAAGTGCAAATGCTCATCCACCTGTTGGAAGAAGAACAAGACCAACTGTGGCGGTTAATATTTGAAGAACAGCCGGAAGCGGAGGAGGTTGGTAAGCCACGAGTCATGATTCGTATTGGTGCAGAAAACCCTCTAGAACCTATACGCACTTGTTCGTTGATTTCTTCGACCTATCGCCGGGGTTCTGTATCATTAGGTAGTGTGGGAGTTCTCGGACCAACGCGTCTAAATTATGAAAGTGCGATCGCAGTAGTAACAGCTGCTTCTGATTACCTCTCAGAAGCTTTCAGTTATTTCAATCCCCAGTAGGGCTTGTAGCAGGACAATCGCTGAATTAATCAAAACTAGCTTAAATAATGATCAGAAAAATTACTTTTGGAGCGCTATGGCTGGGATTTATTATCTATGCCTTTTTCTTTGCTCCTCCCGATCAACCTGATACATTCGATTTAATTAAAGATCTTTCTACTGGTCAATGGCAAGGAATAAACCCCCTGATTATAGCACTTTTTAACATTATGGGCATCTGGCCTATGATTTACAGCTGCTTGGTATTTATTGATGGTAGAGCACAAAAAATGCCTGCTTGGCCTTTTGCTAGTATTTCATTTGGAGTTGGGGCTTTCGCGTTACTACCTTACTTAGCCCTGCGGGAACCAAATCAAAAGTTTCCTGGCAGCAAAAATGCTTTTCTCAAGATATTAGATTCTCGCCTAACAGGTATTGCTCTGACTGTCGCCACAGTTATCTTAATTGCTTATGGTGTAGGACAGGGAAATTGGGGAAATTTTGTTCAGCAGTGGCAAACAAGCCGCTTTATTCATGTAATGAGTTTAGATTTTTGCCTGCTTTGCTTATTGTTTCCAGCCTTGTTGGGAGATGATATGGCGCGGCGAGATATCAAGAATTCTCAGTTGTTTTGGTTGATTGGATTAATTCCACTCTTTGGTCCCTTGATTTATTTATGTATACGTCCACCTTTAAAAGAAGCAGCTGACAAAATAATACAGAGTCAGCAACAAAGCGCCATAAATTAAGATTATGAGTCGAAAAATTGCTCTTTGGTTACTGTGGGTTGGATTTATCGCCTACCTTTTGTTGTTCGCTCCTCCACTGCATTTAGAGGAAACTCTGACGCTACTCAAAAATATCTTTACTCTCAATTGGGCAGATGTAAATCCAGTTCTCCTCTCTTTGTTCTCCCTTGTTGGGATCTGGTTGTTCATTTACAGTGCTGTTCTGTTCTTTGATGGTAGGATGCAGTGGATTCCTTTCTATCCTTTTGCAATAGCGTCCATTGCTTCAGGTACGCTTGGTCTTATACCTTATTTGGCTTTGAGGGAAGACAACCAACAATTTTCTGGACGGAAGGATGCTTTTTTGCAGTTGTTGGATTCTCGCTTTTTTGGTATTGCTCTGAGTTTAAGTACTCTTGGTTTGTTTGCCTACGCTTTTGTTCTCGGTGATTGGGTAGGGTTTTGGCAGCAGTTTTTGGGCGATCGCTTTATCAATGGTATGAGTTTGGCATTTTGCTTGTTTTGCCTACTCTTCCCAACCGTCTTAGGCGATGATATGGCGAGACGGCGTTGGAATAATCCTCAAGTGTTTTGGGCAGTATCACTTGTTCCACTCTTTGGTCCACTTGTGTATCTTTGCTTGCGTCCGCCGATACCAGAAAATGTTGCGCAACAAAGACCAGCATCTTTTGGCAGTAGTAGAGTGCGATAATCATGACGCATAGTTGGCAAGAAACACTCGTTGAGAAACGAGTGACTTACACAATAGAACTAAAAGGTAGGGGTTTTCATCCTCCCGTGTGCAGCCTGATAGCCTGTAAGCTTATCTGATTCAGGGCGATCGCTCCTCATTCAGTCGTGTGATCAAAAGGGCGATAGCTAGCCCCTAAGGGGGCGCTGCGCAAACGCTGCTGCCTAAGCGCAAAGCGCACGCTACGCGAACGGCAGATCGCCCTCATTGACTCATTTCACTATTTCCACTTTCTCTAGCTGCTTCTACTTCATGGTAATGCTCCATCGACCATTGACACAAAGATCTGAGTGGTTCAATAAGCGTTTCTCCCAAAGGCGTTAAGGAATACTCCACCATTGGTGGTACAGCAGGATATACATTGCGCTGCACAAGACCATTTCGCTCCAAATCGCGCAGTGTACGTGTTAGCATCCTCTGCGAAACGTCTCCAATTTCTCTTTGAAGCTCACTGTGGCGTTTAGTACCGTGAGATAGCACATAGATCACCACTGTCACCCATTTGTCACCTACTAAGTCGAGCGTTTGTCGTAAGTAGGGATGCGAATTGAGAAGGCTAGGATATTGATCCACTTTCAATATGAACGTTACGTACAAGCGTGTAACTATGGCACTTTTGTGTACCTACTTGCGGAACCGTTGACTTCATTGAATAATTAAGCCTTGAACCGCTTAAGGAACTGTCAATGACTAACATAACAGGTAACAGCGACGCATTTTACGACTCACTGACACCTGATAATGCCGCTATGTTGCTGATTGACCATCAGGCTGGACTTTTTCTAGGTGTTCATAGTATTGATCAGCAAATTCTAAAGAATAACGTGATTGGTTTGGCAAAAACAGCAAAAGTTTTCAATTTGCCGACAGTGTTATTCACCAGTTCTGCTAAAGGTCCTAATGGTCCTACGATTCCAGATCTCATTGAACTATTTCCCGATCATGAAATTTTTAATCGCTCACCAATTAACCTTTGGAATGATCCTAAATCTCGTGCGGCTGTAGAAGCAACCGGACGCAAAAAGCTGATTATGGCTGCGATCACAACCGATGTCTGTCTGGCGTTTCCGGCACTGTCAGCACTTAAAGCAGGATATGATGTTTACGCTGTCGTTGATGCATCTGGAACCTGGAGTCCACAAGCAGAGATGGCGACTATACTGAGGCTCACGCAAGCCGGTGCAATTATGACGAACTGGGTTGCGGTTGCAGCTGAACTGAAGCACGACGAAGACCGATCCACAACACCTGCAATGAACAAAGCATATGGCGAACACATGGGACTCTACGACTTCCTAGGCGATATTGCTGCGGTAAAATAAGCTATTGTCTGACAAGTCCTTGTAATACCTTAATAAAGCACTGCTGCCTAAGCGCAAAGCGCACGCTACGCGTTAGCCCTTGGTGTGCCCTTGCGCTTACGCGATCGCTCTATTGATCATGTAGCATAGGAGTGATCTCTTGTTGGACAGCCAAATGGCTGTTGTTCCTTGCGTATTTCTATCACTCTTGAGCAAGCTCAAGCTATCCATTCATGGACTCTCGCATTCAATCGTACCTGCGCGTCGCGGCGAGCCAGCAACGTGACACGGAGCAGATAGGTCCGTTCCTCGCAACCTTCAACCGCTACAACGCCAACCCCTTTCTTAACTATGCCATCCCCGACAACGATGCCACGCCGTCCCTCAGCGACGTGAACGCACTTATCACTGCCTACCTTGAGCGTGAACGAAAGCCACGTTTGGAGTATGTTGCGAAACTAGCACCTGCTGTCGAGGAAGCGCTGACATCCGGTGGTTTCACCGTTGAAGGACGCCTGCCGCTTATGATCTGCACTCCTGGTTTAGAGCAATTGCTTCCGGTCCCTTTAGGCATAGAACTAATCGTGGCGGTTTCGGATGCTGATATGCTCGCTACTGTGACGGTGCAAAACGAGGTCTATGGAGATTCTACACCAAGTTCCGAAGACGTTAAAAGTCTACAAACTAGCATAGCTGCAGGTGGAATCGCGGTACTCGCTCGTGTAGCAGCAACAGGCGTAGACGCCGGGAGGGCGGCTTCTCGTAGAGTAGCTGTGGGGGCTGGAGTATGTTCTGTGCCCGCAAACCAGACGACAGAGATCGCTGGCATTGGTGTGCGTGTCCCTTTCCGCCGACGAGGTGTAGCAGGAGCCTTGACGACTCGGCTAGTGCGAGAGGCTTTTGACGCAGGCGTTACAATGGCTTTTCTGATGGCGGCCCATGAGGAAGAACGGCGGATCTACACCCGCGCTGGATTCTCGACAATTGGCGAAATTTTGCATATTTCGCTCCCGCACCCGCAGTAGATTTTTAACCTCACTGCTAACGTGCGACAAATTTGGCTGATGAAGTGGAGTTCGATGAAGGTCTATTGTGTATTAAAATGCAAAGTTTGTAACCCAGGATCATTTACATATTTGGTGCATTAATTGTCGATCGCTTCAACATATGAGCATCTGGCAATTGCCACCAAGGAAGATGAGGAGACTCGTGATGTTCTTCGTGATAGCCAAAATGATAGCAGGTAAGAAATGACCACCAAACAGGATATGAGATAGTTTGCGCACGGTGAGGTTCACTATACCCGTCTTTTGGCTCACGATGGGGCAAAAATGTGCCGAAATAAAATAGCTGTATTGAACTGATAAGTGCAGGTATTGCCCAA
This portion of the Brasilonema sennae CENA114 genome encodes:
- a CDS encoding DUF2834 domain-containing protein, coding for MIRKITFGALWLGFIIYAFFFAPPDQPDTFDLIKDLSTGQWQGINPLIIALFNIMGIWPMIYSCLVFIDGRAQKMPAWPFASISFGVGAFALLPYLALREPNQKFPGSKNAFLKILDSRLTGIALTVATVILIAYGVGQGNWGNFVQQWQTSRFIHVMSLDFCLLCLLFPALLGDDMARRDIKNSQLFWLIGLIPLFGPLIYLCIRPPLKEAADKIIQSQQQSAIN
- a CDS encoding winged helix-turn-helix transcriptional regulator; the protein is MDQYPSLLNSHPYLRQTLDLVGDKWVTVVIYVLSHGTKRHSELQREIGDVSQRMLTRTLRDLERNGLVQRNVYPAVPPMVEYSLTPLGETLIEPLRSLCQWSMEHYHEVEAARESGNSEMSQ
- a CDS encoding hydrolase, which codes for MTNITGNSDAFYDSLTPDNAAMLLIDHQAGLFLGVHSIDQQILKNNVIGLAKTAKVFNLPTVLFTSSAKGPNGPTIPDLIELFPDHEIFNRSPINLWNDPKSRAAVEATGRKKLIMAAITTDVCLAFPALSALKAGYDVYAVVDASGTWSPQAEMATILRLTQAGAIMTNWVAVAAELKHDEDRSTTPAMNKAYGEHMGLYDFLGDIAAVK
- a CDS encoding GNAT family N-acetyltransferase; its protein translation is MNALITAYLERERKPRLEYVAKLAPAVEEALTSGGFTVEGRLPLMICTPGLEQLLPVPLGIELIVAVSDADMLATVTVQNEVYGDSTPSSEDVKSLQTSIAAGGIAVLARVAATGVDAGRAASRRVAVGAGVCSVPANQTTEIAGIGVRVPFRRRGVAGALTTRLVREAFDAGVTMAFLMAAHEEERRIYTRAGFSTIGEILHISLPHPQ